One stretch of Arthrobacter polaris DNA includes these proteins:
- a CDS encoding molybdopterin molybdotransferase MoeA → MLRPAIAEQSTTVMPHSWQEARDRAWDVALPLPAHTVPLALAVGRILATDVHALHPMPHYASSAMDGWAVAGSPPWILAEAGEKLAPGQAVPIVTGGLIPAGAKSVLRSESGTLSMDDDGLPVLVRGGTARPGEPXNGQHIRPAGQEGAEGELLIKAGSTLNPAHISLAALGGMDELSVLGKAAVKIVLTGDEVVLAGIPAPGFVRDAFSPQLGAVVSMLGGTVVGLQRAGDNLTSMLDALVDDGDDPADVIITTGATGHSRVDFLRESITAMGGIFHIEHIAMRPGHPTLLAELPDGRFIVGLPGNPLAAMVGLMTLGGPLLARLGSLPKPAATQVACGSPIKEFHGPTRLLPYRLVYGLASPCAHTDSAMMRGLAAADGIMVVPPHGAKMGETLSSITLPWA, encoded by the coding sequence ATGCTACGNCCCGCCATAGCCGAGCAGTCCACCACAGTAATGCCCCATTCGTGGCAGGAAGCCCGCGACCGCGCCTGGGATGTTGCCCTGCCACTGCCAGCCCATACCGTTCCTTTGGCCTTGGCAGTGGGGCGGATCCTCGCCACGGATGTTCATGCCCTGCACCCCATGCCGCATTATGCGTCCTCGGCCATGGACGGTTGGGCGGTTGCTGGCAGCCCGCCATGGATTCTTGCCGAAGCAGGGGAGAAGTTAGCTCCNGGGCAGGCTGTCCCCATCGTCACAGGCGGGCTTATCCCAGCCGGTGCCAAGTCAGTACTGCGCAGCGAGTCCGGCACGCTTTCCATGGACGACGACGGACTTCCGGTTCTGGTGCGCGGCGGCACCGCCCGCCCCGGCGAACCNAANAACGGCCAGCACATCCGTCCGGCCGGACAAGAGGGCGCAGAAGGGGAACTGCTGATCAAGGCGGGCAGCACTCTTAACCCCGCCCATATTTCCCTTGCTGCTCTGGGAGGCATGGATGAGCTCTCAGTTCTGGGCAAGGCCGCCGTGAAAATCGTCCTGACCGGTGATGAGGTTGTTCTCGCGGGTATCCCCGCACCAGGTTTTGTGCGCGACGCGTTTTCNCCGCAGCTCGGCGCTGTAGTTAGTATGCTCGGTGGCACTGTTGTTGGTCTGCAAAGGGCCGGCGATAACCTCACATCAATGCTCGATGCGCTCGTTGATGACGGGGACGATCCCGCCGATGTCATCATCACCACCGGTGCCACAGGTCACTCTAGGGTTGATTTTCTGCGCGAATCCATCACTGCTATGGGTGGGATCTTCCACATTGAACACATTGCCATGCGGCCAGGGCACCCTACACTGCTGGCTGAACTGCCTGACGGGCGCTTCATTGTGGGTCTGCCTGGCAACCCGTTGGCCGCCATGGTTGGCCTAATGACACTGGGCGGGCCGCTGCTTGCCAGATTGGGAAGCCTACCCAAGCCCGCTGCAACACAGGTGGCTTGTGGCTCGCCCATTAAGGAATTCCACGGCCCCACCAGGCTCCTGCCCTACCGTTTGGTCTACGGTTTGGCCTCNCCGTGTGCCCACACCGACTCCGCCATGATGCGCGGCTTAGCTGCGGCAGATGGCATCATGGTTGTCCCGCCGCATGGTGCCAAAATGGGTGAGACGCTCAGCTCAATAACGCTGCCGTGGGCGTGA
- a CDS encoding TetR/AcrR family transcriptional regulator, which produces MTDNISNMVKKIVQDTGARPTGRPAQSKRMAAHERRELILQAATAVFGERGYAGATTAQVAQAAGISQPYVVRMFGTKENLFLEALGRALAKLQERFRTVIAEANAGQAPDATTARASSVDTAEALEQLEQMLAQAYADLIKDSGILLLLMQSFVAGHEPVIGARAREGFGXIYTLLREEAGMAAAPARXFLAHGMLMNTLISLRLLDFYAQDTSVGELLECTMGGNLPVILAANKAP; this is translated from the coding sequence TTGACTGATAACATCTCAAATATGGTGAAGAAGATTGTGCAGGACACTGGCGCCCGGCCTACAGGTAGGCCTGCACAGTCCAAGCGCATGGCTGCACACGAGCGCCGCGAGTTAATTCTTCAGGCGGCAACTGCCGTGTTTGGCGAGCGAGGTTATGCTGGGGCAACCACAGCTCAGGTGGCACAGGCTGCGGGCATCAGCCAGCCTTATGTGGTGCGCATGTTCGGCACCAAGGAGAACCTCTTCCTGGAGGCTCTTGGGCGCGCCTTGGCCAAACTGCAGGAGAGATTCCGGACTGTCATTGCCGAGGCCAATGCTGGTCAGGCGCCCGACGCCACTACCGCTCGGGCCAGCAGCGTGGATACTGCGGAAGCACTGGAGCAGCTCGAACAGATGCTGGCCCAAGCCTACGCGGATCTGATCAAGGACAGCGGCATTCTGCTGTTACTCATGCAATCATTTGTTGCCGGTCATGAACCTGTCATTGGGGCGCGGGCTCGCGAGGGTTTTGGCNNGATCTACACGCTGCTTCGCGAGGAGGCGGGGATGGCTGCGGCCCCAGCAAGAGANTTTTTGGCTCATGGGATGCTGATGAATACGCTCATTAGCCTGCGCCTTCTGGACTTCTATGCACAGGATACAAGCGTGGGCGAACTGCTGGAGTGCACCATGGGCGGGAATCTGCCCGTGATTCTGGCCGCGAACAAAGCCCCTTGA